tcattttatttataaaacagtttcaataataaaaataatttaaaaaaaaaaactccagattgtgtcaaaaattaatttaaaaaagaaattattagaTAACTTTCATTCTGTCACGCAgtttctctctttttttttttttttttcgagtataaaaagacagaaaaaaaaatgaatcatacaaaAACATCTTTGGTGGCCTATTTTGCACGGGAATCGTGAGTACAAGTTTCAATACGTGAGAGAtataagataattaaattaaaattttgatttgataaactaaaatatataaactagaTAGAagaaatgtttaaatataaaataaaatataaaatgtccTTTAATGCTTATCTCCGTGATTTTCTTCTACTAGTTGATCGTTTAGGTCGCCGACTCTTAGATCTCGCAGAATGGAGCCACGGAAGAGAGAATtcactgtaataaataaataaacataaatatatatgtaaagatattaatattaatttttaaaaacataaaatgacTTACCTAGGAGTAAAACTGGGCACGGGAGCGCCAAATGCAGATACTGGTAACTCAGGATCAACCTGAAGACTTTGTATTTGGTCCATATCCGGCCAAAGTGTCGTAATGACTTCTTCCTCAGCAGTTGATGGACATGGACCAGTGTGATTGGTATTGTAACATGTCGCCTGGTGGTTTTGCCGCTCTTgtctttgttttaatttttcaatatgccTCTGCTCCCTGTTGACAAATGATTCAAACAATTTATCCACCATTGCCTATTTtactctaataaataaataaataaataataataaaaataccttATCCTTTGTACATCCCATCGTTTTCTTCTTCTCTCATCATTCTCCAGTTTCAAATgacgtttattaaaaatctcaTCATCCAAATTTTCCGTTCCTTCCATAGTATAACAACTGGTGTAGACTTTTATTCTCCAACTCGGTACTTCTAAATTATTTGACTCGTCTTCCAATTTAGGTTTCGTCCTCAAGTTATAATGAGGATCACCCAGAGCAGTGTAATAATGCTCTTCAGTTgttaaaaatgattctttcTTGATAATCGACTTGCCTTTTTTATCAGATTTTCTATTACTAGAGTCGTGTGCTGAATTTTTAGTATCAGGAATAGTCGAGGTCGTATCGTTGCTTATTGTCGACGAGCATGATACCCCACGTTTACGTTTACTCCCAGTACTTTGCAAAGGTGTTGGATctgattttcttttatttcttttactcTCCCATTCTAGCCTGGCGTCACCACCACCAGCACCACCGATGTCTGGCTTAACTTCtagtttattcaaattatcattTGTGTGCTCTTGCTTAACAGTCGTGATACCACCGCTGGTATTAAGTCGTATTTTAAAGCTCTCATTGTACTGCGGACTGTTATTACACTCAGGAGCAAGATTTTTATGATGCTGCTCGTTGACAATAAGCGGCGTGACAATGCTGACTGTATGAAGACTTGGTGGCGAGCATGGTCCGGTAATATCTGAGGCTATTGAATTTTCAGTACTTTCGGAGcgcaatttttgtaaattaaccCGTCTGTCCATGCGCTCCAGCCGCAATTTAAGCTGTAACAGTTTTATTCctttataataatacatatttataaccTTAATTACTATAAGTAATCATCGCACAACACAACACAACAACGTCCTCggtatgaattaaaaaaaaaatatggttagCTTTTGTATTTGACAGTACCGGTATTTTTCTTTGAACGTTCATTCCGCGCCTAAATTCTCTCGGTACAGTCATTTGCTATAttaccattttaaaaaaataataaataaataacgccATCACGCGGAATTATCAAAATCAAAACTTTGATTGacatttaaagttataaataataacaacaataaaaattatttttggagttgtataaaaaaaaaaaaaaaaaaaaaaaactgatagaAAATAagcgaggaaaaaaaataatatttcaatagaTCGTTAATTggaacagtaaaaataaaaaaaaattcaaagtgacAAGATAAAAATCAGCTGAttgtctaaaaataatatttgaatatcgtACCGTTTCATTTTCCTGTCTAAGAGCAGCCAGTAGTTTATCTTTAGTGACAATTTGTTCAGATTGCTGTTGTATGAGGTCAAGATGGAGTAATAACAATTCCTTGAGGTGCTTGACCTCTGCAAGATCATTGAGACGTGGCTCGTTGCCCCTGAGAGGACTAACGCCGAGGGCCGACGTCGCGGTCGCAGCTACAGCTGGGGTTCCGCCGTCGGTCATGCTGGCATACATGTGATCAAAGTCACAGGGGAAAGTCAGTATGCCAGCGGAGCTTGGCTTGTCGCCGACGACGTCGTCAACGTTGTCAGTAACCGCGTGTCCACTGgttattataaattcgttTTGTGCGCTCGTAGTACGTGCGCTGTTGGTCGCTGATGAGGACGACAAGTGCTCGTTCATCGCCGCTACCATGTTGTATGCAGCAGTCGCCgcactactactattattattactgttattattattattattactattactactactactactactattactattattgttattgttattattggcACTGCCACCGGCACTGCAATTAACAACTGCACTGTGTGTCAAAATATTCGGATCGGTAAGTGACAGCAGTGAGGTTGACGAGGAAGATGATGAGCAGGATGACGATGAGGACGAGGACGACGACGATGTGGAAGATGGTGTGCTGTGCAACTCTGGATGATTGTGATagtcaacaacaacaacggaGGATGTTGAGGTTGACGTTACACCTTCGACAACGGCGCCTAGATCAGACGCAACACCAATCTCACTTATGTCTAGACGATTAGTGTCCACCACGTGGAATTCTTGATAATTTCCGGCAACTACAATATCATTATCaccatttatcattaattgtgAGGGTGATatgtttgacattttttttgaattgtggCGCCGCCGAGGCTAATGATATTACCGAGCTCATTTGTGGTCGCCGCGCCGAGCGTACCACGCGCCCGCTTTACGCACATCAACGCGTTTTACAACACAACACCCTTTTAcgttgttacttttttttattacctttcaatatataaatattattattatttttgctgtTACTACTATTGCTATTGATAttactgttgttattattgtaattattaatagtattaaTGTTTTCCCTCCTTTTCTCCCTCTCAACAGCACTCCGGTCCACTCACACAACAGCACTAGGGTCTTTGGAGTATCGCCCTCTGCCCCGCTTATGACGTTACCCCTCGCGTCTTCACCTAGAACACATCACACACTTGCTATAGATTATTAGACAGTGGACACATTTTAACCGACAAACGAACCACTCAGCTCCATTTTCACAACAATCTACTTGATATTGTTGTAAACACtgataatgttaaaataataaaacaaactcGACCAAATGTGCTGGTGTTTACTCCTTTAGACGCAAACCGTCCAGAGCCAGACCGACAACGGTAGCTCTGTGCAGTAGATAGCCGAACTCTATATCTAGACACCTTCCTCCATATACCAGCTACCAGCTAGCCGCGAATCGGCTTTTATGATCCCCACCGAAGCGCCATCTTGTCATTAATATCCTGGACCCGGGACCCGGGCGACGCAGCAACAGAGCAATAGAGACACTAAAAAAGTGACCTTGaactttactattttatttcatacaaCAATACTATGATTATTAGTAAATACATAACTCGACTATCAATTTCCGACATTTTGCTTCTTACTGATTAATGTCTTACTCATGAGTCCATGATACTTTCAATTTAatggatcatttttttttgtatcagcTGATGATAATAACCAGCAACtgataatttagtttttacaattaatttaaaaatttttttaattatttgaaaaatttttttaattaaattgaaatatttttgttaatcgatcaattaattaaactaattgatGTATTCACcggtgaatttttttacaggtGACGCAGTTGGTACTTTTATATGAtgagtttgaatttaaaaaattaatattccgGTGATTCATCTccatttcaataataattataaattatacaatcACAGTTACCAGGATATCTtagttgttattaattaatgtttattctGACCATCATACAACATTTTATTGGTTTCCCAACTTTTTCAAGTACTAAAAAACaagaatattataaattacaattatcatcttatgcaaattttttacaactatactactaaaaaatttgtataagatgataattgtaatttataatattcttGTTTTTTAGTACTTGAAAAAGTTGGGAAACCAACGAAACGTTGTATGATGGTCagaataaacattaattaataacaactaAGATATCCTGGTAACTgtgattgtaatttataattaaaaaattaaccccGCAATGTTGGTtacttgaaatataaataacgaGCGCGCTCGTTCAAGTGAGACGCAATTGTCATCCTATGGTATACAAGCAAGACTGCGATCTTTATTGCTGTGAAATTGTaagtttgatttttaaaaatttatttatttattttttttttttttttttgaaaaataaacggTTGTGCgggttttctttaattttagtgaaaaaaacgttatgtaaagaaaattattattcataaaaaattgattggcCAATCGTGATCCAAGAAGCCAGAAATTCAGTTGCAATACTTGCAGTGAATTACATGCTTCCAGGGACATTCTCGTTCACGTTTGGAAAACTCATTATAACGGACGGTTTGCCTGCgagttttgtaataaattatatgtattgCCTCAAGGGTATGAAGACCACATGAAGAAGGCACATAAAACGTTGTGGAAGCGCCAGGGCAAAAAAAATCACCAAGTTGGATTGTAAGaacaaataatgataacaattataatgttactattttattattatttccattaaGACAGTGATGAAGAATGCACTCAGAACTAGAACTTATCAAGTTGGCACACTAACATATATTAGTGAGCTTTAAAGAATGAGTTGCTTCTAATAGAaacgaattattttaaaatggcatggattttattttacaattaagtaaattcatatttagaaGTTAAGTCACTTCATTGACAAGTACTTTAATAACGTAATGGGTCAGAAATAATTCaggaaaaaattatgtttctCGTTAATGTTTTGAATATAATAACTCTGAAATAAGtgtcttaccagggacacacTACAAAAGGTGGGCGCGATCTAGTgacgagcaccgaactactccagCTACTGCTACCTAGCaccataactttttaaattaataatcattagatttcaatatatttttattaacatcaaacaaatatatatatttattctaaatgaatatatttttttgtgtctaagtaatatttattagagttAACATGATGATATTTTGCTTTAATATTTGAGTTTATTGGCGCTACCAAATAATTTAGTTgtctatcaaataaatattttcttaactttaccaaatgatttgattattttagagaaaaaaatattaatgtcaatCAAACAGagtctattaaattatttgttaaaaatgacaaaatagatTTTCCCGGTTTAAAATTCCCGGTAAATTCCACCATGTTGGTTTTAGTCAATCAATCTTCAAAACAAAGAATCGATCTCTCGAATCGTTTCCGTGAAAAGAATCGATTCAAATAATCGAACTCCTCACATGAATATATCGATTTTAGGGAGAATCGATCTTGAATCATACATCCCTACTTCGCAGCTGTGCTGTTATCCACCGACGGTTTGTCCGTGGCTGTCGTCGTCGGGCTTGTTCGCTCGCTCACTCGCTAGCAATGTATCCGATGTGTGTTTCTGCACATGGCCGTTTCACAGAACGACGTGTCATTACGCTGCTCTCcaacaaattcaatttttccacTGGTAAATATCctcattatttatcatttaataactCTAATGACCCAGATAACACCaagctaattattattacttaattaaccGCAAAAATCCAGTATAAATACGCTCATTACTCTTTATGTTAGTACTTGGTAACGCGGGtcagtagttttattttatcaaatgcTAGCTCTTTATTTCAccggtatttaaattttatttattttattatccttattattatcattgataataaaaataaataaaaaaattaaaataattttttgcagagtagttattaattttttaaaattatttacattactaGTTATCAGGAAActgatatcattttttttgttacaatttaTGAGTGTTGCgtgtaacataaattttatttccaaggACACGCTACTTATACATTGTTACAgtttcgataaataattatggtcatatttaaatttattattaagcttattaatgaaattataaattagttaatttatatgaataattaatataattaatttatttatttattttagatatattatattatttatcccACCCACCATGACGACATCCTCAGAAGATGTGCTGATGCAAGTAGGCCAAGTTCGTCACAAAAAAGGTGATGGAACTCTTTACGTAATGAATGAACGTATCGCTTGGATGGTGGACAATAAAGACACTGTGTCTGTGAGTCATAAATACGCTGATATTAAAAGtgagttattgttattatacccattttatttattgcataataatttattaattttatttaattaatggtgtatatttttagtgcaaaaaatttcaccGGACGGGAAATCTAAAATTCAGTTACAAGTTGTTTTACATGACGGCTCGTCCTCGACGTTTCATTTCGTCAACAGAAATGGTCAAGCGGCACAAATAAAAGATCGGGATGATGTGAAAGAGTTGTTGCAGCAATTGTTACCTAAATTTAAACGGAAAGTCAATAAGGagcttgaagaaaaaaataggtAGGGTAATTTCCCTtattgttgatttatttaatgaattttaaataattaattgaatgttTTTCGGTCAGATTGCTGCAGGAAAATCCGACGTTGTTACAATTATACCGTGATTTAGTAATAACTCAAGTAATTACTTCAGAAGAATTCTGGAATCATCATGCAGTCGAGTATACCCAGGCAAAGAAGAGCCAACGTCAGGATATTGGAGTAAATAGTGCCTTCCTCgtaagtattatttattatttttatgagttGGTCTAGTCTGAtgtttaatagataatttattaatgtataaattatttaggcTGATATAAAACCACAAACGGACGGTTGCAATggtttaaaatataacttgACAGTAGATATAATAGAGTGTATATTCAAAACTTATCCAGCGGTGAAGCGAAAGCACCAAGAGAATGTGCCTCACAAAATGTCTGAGTCTGACTTttggacaaaattttttcaatctcaCTATTTTCACCGGGACCGTATTAACGCCGGGACCAAAGACCTATTTACCGAGTGTGCCAAAATAGACGATCAGGAGCTGAAAAAAGACATACAGACTGGCATCAATGATCCGCTGCTGGACATCACGTCCTTTGAAGACAAAACGACTGACGACAATTACGAGAGCGGGTTCAGCAAAGCCGACAAGTCTTCAGGCAATGCTGTGCATCAGAGCATGATCAAGAGATTTAATCAGCACAGCATCATGGTCATGAAAGCAAACACTGCCAGGCAGCAACCGGCTCCCCAAGCTGCCACCCCTCAAATTAACGGATCAGCAGCAGCGGCTGCTAAAACTCCCGCTGCTAAATCGGACGACGAACCAAAGAgcaaaaaagtaaattgttgattttttttttttttttttttaacgaataaaaattattatcagtgtctttgatttgataaatttataattaaaattacagcGTAGGATACAAGAAAAGATTCAGTACAACGATTTAGACGCGAGTGAAAATACGGGAGCGGCTCTAGGAACTCCGTTAAATTTAACCCACGTCGATAGATATTTGCATGGGCCAATTGCTGGTAGCGGTTGTAACGAAACAACAGATGATCTCCAGACAGCGCTAAGTCTATTGAAACGTGAGGCTGCCAACTGGGTCAATGGAAACACATTATCTAGACAGCCAGCTACGTCATTAATCAGTCCAGCAGCTTCGGTATCTGCTCTCGGAGAATTAACGCCCGGCGGGGCTTTAATGAAAGGCTTTCGCGAGGATAATGTCGGGCGTAAGTCTATCCATCAATTATATATCCGATTATGATAATACTGAACTAAACCCAATGAAAGTTGAcgttaaatataagtatatatttatcaacctTATCTTTTAACTGTTCAGAATTGATACCAAAGGATTTGGAGAAAGAATTGCGCAACGTCTATGTGTCACTCTGCGAGTTGCTCAAACACTTTTGGCGCAGCTTCCCTCCTACGACTCCACAGCTCGAGGAAAAAGTTATCAGGATGCACGGGACGTTGCAAAGATTTCATTCGTCAAAGCTCAAACCttttgaagtaatttttattttattcatttatcaaattaattatatctattgatttactataattataattattaattgttgttattattattcaggATCGTATACAACGAGAGTTCTCAGCAGTAAGCCAACATTTAAcaagtcatttaaatttattactaaatactGCCTACAGAAGATTCGCGGTTTGGCAGCAGAGAAAAATGCAAATGAGGTAGCCGAGCTACGcgattaattagaaaaatattaataaataaaactaataaatcttaacaaattaaaaaaatttgaggtaaattaaataaaagcaatATCAGTAATCAACACATATTGCATTTTTTGTAATGTTACcgtaattagatttttaaattaacagttGTGTgtcttatatattaaaaattaataataattaaagaaaaagaacCAAATGCGATTGCACATATTTATGGCATATCtactctttattattatttatttatagatttaaatactatcaacttattttaattgttgtctatatatttaaattaaaccgaTAGACAAGTGAATATATATTGATCAGTGTTCATTTGCTTATCACTATATGGATTAAATCAAAGACTGTAactactttattatttttttgtctgtTTTTATAAACTGTCTGACTTGAATTGCCTgcgtttgtatttttaaaatttatctgcaCCAGGTTTAAGTGTTGGattgttcattaaaattatagtgTGTTAATTTATGATGACAATTAgccatataaatttattatttatgtctaattgttactattattttctctattgtcatgagttataaatattgattattaatattattattattattaaactaattactaaatatattcttacattattgaattgaatttataaattatttattgtaggATAAAAACACTCGGCTCAGTTGAAattcatttagaaaattatttactgaagcTATTATTAGGTCACAGTGGCCTTGATTAGGTAATAAAAGTTATCAGTTAATGACAcccattaataaaaaagataaagacATATTTCATTAATCGATAATGTTTCTTACTGTTTTCTGTAGATTCTATTGGTTGAACAATTACTCGATGGCAATgccaatttattatttatttatatacatgagtatttataacaatggaattattttttcaatggtCCATTGTTGATAAGTTACCAGTGGTATTATCCTATCAATCATCTGAACCccataaaataagtgtatatatagtattcaaatttaaataattgagcaTGACTGTAAAGTCTGGATTTtaaacgttaaaaaataaggtaACGAAAAAGATTTAAGAATTTAAGAGCAAAAAAAAGGTCGAGTGTGTCTGTGTTACATGTCCACGTCAGAGTCTTGGTTTCGCTGCATTCAATTCCAATGGCTGTGAGAATTCGCCATGGATTTTGTTTAAAACGAATAACTAACTCAAGGCCAAGACACTTTTATTGTATTGGTGAGGACTGGATGTGAACATGAGAATATACCGACACGCGGCGCAGTAGGATCATCTGAATTgataaaggaataaaaaacaaGAGTAGAGGGAAATAGAGAATATGTAtaacatgaaaataatatgacACGTGGGGTGGTATTCTTGTAGCTCTACATCATCTcctcaataataacaataattaagataCGCGTGTGTTAAAGACTATTTCCGCTCCAGTCCAATCCAATCCATTTGTTGTACCTTTCTCAATAAATCCTATCGACtctttgtttgttttttaaacacgACATGCAGGTATACCTACActatttcaaatactttttttatctccattatattttttttatatgtctaGAATCAACTTGTCCTGGAGTTTTTTATCACTGACATCACTGCCCAGAAAATGTCTAAAGAAATAACTCGttctcttttttctttttttcttgttttaaataaaatattagccaacttaattttaattactgtttccaaataatttcagttcaaatcaaattaatcaacgaaattttaattattttttcaataaaaaattaaacacaaTGACGTGGGTgggtaatgtatttttttaactcagtCCGCAAAGGAAATAAAGAAACCTTTTGTCCAGGACCAAGAATAATGTTGGCCCTGCAGAAGCGAAACCGGATGGAACCCAGAGGGCGTGCGactgtcgaaaaaaaataaaactctgtaattatttgaattttatttaaactgtcAGTGATATCtttcattgtttaaaattaatccatatttaaataaatttaaaaactcccgcgcaaatatatttttgaatttgaaaataggTGGCGCGTATAATTGTTGATTATAATCAAAATGGCAGCATGTTAATGGTTACTCTGAAAAGACTTTGCCCAAAGACGGACGCGTTAAATTTAACCgcgttattatttaataataataatattttaacaaataaaattattttgtcgcACAATAATGTTATTGTATTTATGATAATACGTTAAATAGATAATTGTCAGTGATAATAAAACtcgttgtaaatttaaatagagtGTGTTGTCgtgcaactttttttttttctttattattttatcatctcTCGTACACACTGAATTTTGGTGCGCGATGATTCGCGAAGGGTTGTAGCCATATTTACAATACCAGTACCACTAAACTTTTATACgtccataaatttattttattgctataaatcttttttaaaaataaataaaatttattattttataaatgactACTGTGTAGACAAAAGTTAATTTAGCTTTCAATCAATTGGTTTATGCTAATACGTGTGATTATTAATGTGCAATCAGTGACATAATGATCAGTTGATGATAGCCAACGTATCTGGATGTCGTTAGTTATCTCTTTTAAAGACAAATACTTgtcaagtttataaataacattacacggtgtaagttattattattttacttattattttatgataataaagaCAGCCAAGTATTCTGGACACTTTTACTTGTTCAGAACAATGACTATTTTATTGCGGATACTTTAGCTGATGATTAATTTCTGtaagtaatatttttcgattcgtaatcattttttttttaattgctgataattatttatttaaaattttaattaattgcagATTGATGGGGAcaagttatttaattgtttgataTCTACATGGTTTGGAGCGAAACCTCTGAAGAAACGACCAAAGATAATGTTATGTttgacataaataacaataacaataattctttaaaaaaaagcctGCAAGGTGCAGGCTAGGCACAGTAGTGCCACTTTCGGGTAATGGATCCAGTTGGTCCAtggtaagttattttttattttattttattttttagttggcttatcactaaattattattttttttatttttagtatttaaaaagtaagcAATTAGTGTAAGTGTTAATTGggttttaatgtattttttacaggTACGCCTCGTACAATCGTTTGACAACAGGAACTGCCGCCGGCGCATTTCAAGCCGGCGGAGCTACAGCAAGTGGTGACTTTGTGTCTCACCATCTTGGATCACCAACAACTATTAATCAAACTTCGCCGTCGCCATCGTCGACGACGTCAGTGGTGGTGCCGACTACGACCTCACAGTTGCTGCTGCAATCATCACAGACCACGGCTTCATTGGCCGGTCAATCGCCGCCATTTAATTCTGGTGGTTTTTTGTCACCGCCACCGGTTGGTTATGACGTATTCTCACCGCTGTTTCATCATTCAAATGTCAAACAAGCCCATTACAATGTCACAACAGCCGGTGGCTCGCAACGTGGAGGTCAAACGATGGTACAGTCTCAGACTAGTACTGTCAGTAAACAAACAACACCCGAGCCAGAAGTTGTCCCGGGTGTTGTGCGAGAAAATTATACCACCAGTCAAACCTCATTCTTTGAGCACCAATCACAAACAACCTCACCGACGACCTCCGCGTTGCCGTGGAACTCCAGCAGTTCTCAGCTACCCAGTCCGTTTGGGATTCTGCCACACGAGAGTGTAGTTTCCCCTTCGCCAGCAGTTCCACCGGCAACTAAACCGACAAACAACAGTAGTagctatgaaaataatttcaatcctCACTTTACTACTGGACAACCTATTGGTACTATTAATTCATACGCAACGGacaatggtaaaaaattatcaagatcAGCATCACCTGTCACAATAAAATCAACATCTCCTGGTACGACGCAGTCATTTTTCCAACAAACATCTACTACATTTGATCCTGATCTTGCTGCAAGTTATTCTAATGACAACACTGCGTCAAAAGTACAATCTACGTTGCATCAACAGCAATCGTGTATCGTATCGACGTCAAACATCGATCATCGAGTACCACAAACCCACTCATCACCAGTGTCAACGATATTTCAAAGTACTGGTGGCAG
Above is a window of Microplitis demolitor isolate Queensland-Clemson2020A chromosome 1, iyMicDemo2.1a, whole genome shotgun sequence DNA encoding:
- the LOC103580072 gene encoding serine/threonine-protein kinase pakD, producing the protein MSNISPSQLMINGDNDIVVAGNYQEFHVVDTNRLDISEIGVASDLGAVVEGVTSTSTSSVVVVDYHNHPELHSTPSSTSSSSSSSSSSCSSSSSSTSLLSLTDPNILTHSAVVNCSAGGSANNNNNNNSNSSSSSSNSNNNNNNSNNNSSSAATAAYNMVAAMNEHLSSSSATNSARTTSAQNEFIITSGHAVTDNVDDVVGDKPSSAGILTFPCDFDHMYASMTDGGTPAVAATATSALGVSPLRGNEPRLNDLAEVKHLKELLLLHLDLIQQQSEQIVTKDKLLAALRQENETLKLRLERMDRRVNLQKLRSESTENSIASDITGPCSPPSLHTVSIVTPLIVNEQHHKNLAPECNNSPQYNESFKIRLNTSGGITTVKQEHTNDNLNKLEVKPDIGGAGGGDARLEWESKRNKRKSDPTPLQSTGSKRKRGVSCSSTISNDTTSTIPDTKNSAHDSSNRKSDKKGKSIIKKESFLTTEEHYYTALGDPHYNLRTKPKLEDESNNLEVPSWRIKVYTSCYTMEGTENLDDEIFNKRHLKLENDERRRKRWDVQRIREQRHIEKLKQRQERQNHQATCYNTNHTGPCPSTAEEEVITTLWPDMDQIQSLQVDPELPVSAFGAPVPSFTPSEFSLPWLHSARSKSRRPKRSTSRRKSRR
- the LOC103580070 gene encoding general transcription factor IIH subunit 1 translates to MTTSSEDVLMQVGQVRHKKGDGTLYVMNERIAWMVDNKDTVSVSHKYADIKMQKISPDGKSKIQLQVVLHDGSSSTFHFVNRNGQAAQIKDRDDVKELLQQLLPKFKRKVNKELEEKNRLLQENPTLLQLYRDLVITQVITSEEFWNHHAVEYTQAKKSQRQDIGVNSAFLADIKPQTDGCNGLKYNLTVDIIECIFKTYPAVKRKHQENVPHKMSESDFWTKFFQSHYFHRDRINAGTKDLFTECAKIDDQELKKDIQTGINDPLLDITSFEDKTTDDNYESGFSKADKSSGNAVHQSMIKRFNQHSIMVMKANTARQQPAPQAATPQINGSAAAAAKTPAAKSDDEPKSKKRRIQEKIQYNDLDASENTGAALGTPLNLTHVDRYLHGPIAGSGCNETTDDLQTALSLLKREAANWVNGNTLSRQPATSLISPAASVSALGELTPGGALMKGFREDNVGQLIPKDLEKELRNVYVSLCELLKHFWRSFPPTTPQLEEKVIRMHGTLQRFHSSKLKPFEDRIQREFSAVSQHLTSHLNLLLNTAYRRFAVWQQRKMQMR